From one Ignavibacteria bacterium genomic stretch:
- a CDS encoding YgeY family selenium metabolism-linked hydrolase, translating into MFQQILQTAQKNERQVANFLRDIIAIKSMSSQEEHVIHRIKEEMERCNYDEITIDGMGNILGRIGNGKHIIALDAHVDTVDVGNPANWTIDPFKGAEKDGIIYGRGACDMKGAFASILYGGKIIKELGLEDDFTLYVVGSVQEEDCDGLCWQYIIEQDKLRPEVVVIAEPTNLAVYRGHRGRMEIEVRTKGISCHGSAPERGVNAVYKMAPIIADIEKLNERLGGEPFLGKGTVTIAEIRSTSPSLCAVADSSAIHLDRRLAATDTLESAVKEIQELASVKKAEAEVVVLDYAVPSWRGLTYPTKKYYPTWLLPEHHPVLSSGVKAFEGLFGKKPEVSRWVFSTNGVAVMGKHNIPCIGFGPGNEIYAHMATEHIPIEHLVKASAWYAAFPFMYLNSSLLK; encoded by the coding sequence ATGTTCCAACAAATTTTACAAACAGCGCAAAAAAATGAACGACAAGTAGCAAATTTTCTTCGCGATATCATTGCGATTAAATCAATGAGTTCGCAGGAAGAGCACGTGATTCATCGCATCAAAGAAGAAATGGAGCGATGTAACTACGATGAAATTACGATTGACGGAATGGGAAATATTCTCGGACGCATCGGCAACGGCAAACACATTATCGCACTTGATGCGCACGTTGATACGGTGGATGTTGGCAATCCCGCAAACTGGACAATTGACCCGTTCAAAGGCGCGGAGAAAGACGGCATTATTTACGGTCGCGGCGCGTGTGATATGAAAGGCGCGTTCGCTTCGATTCTCTACGGTGGAAAAATTATCAAAGAACTCGGGCTCGAAGACGATTTTACGTTGTATGTTGTCGGCAGCGTGCAGGAAGAAGATTGCGACGGATTGTGCTGGCAATATATTATTGAGCAAGATAAATTGCGGCCGGAAGTTGTCGTGATTGCCGAGCCGACAAATCTTGCTGTGTATCGCGGACATCGCGGACGAATGGAAATCGAAGTGCGCACCAAAGGAATTTCGTGTCACGGCTCTGCACCGGAACGCGGCGTGAATGCTGTGTATAAAATGGCACCGATTATTGCCGACATCGAAAAGTTGAACGAGCGTCTTGGCGGCGAACCATTTCTCGGAAAAGGAACAGTTACGATTGCAGAGATTCGTTCAACATCGCCGTCTTTGTGCGCTGTTGCTGATTCTTCCGCGATTCATCTCGATAGAAGACTTGCCGCGACAGATACGTTGGAATCGGCAGTGAAAGAAATTCAAGAACTTGCGAGCGTGAAAAAAGCGGAAGCAGAAGTTGTCGTGCTTGATTACGCTGTTCCGAGTTGGCGCGGCTTAACGTATCCGACAAAAAAATATTATCCCACGTGGCTTTTGCCGGAACATCATCCCGTGTTAAGTAGCGGCGTAAAAGCGTTTGAAGGATTGTTCGGGAAAAAACCGGAAGTGAGCCGCTGGGTATTTTCAACCAATGGCGTTGCAGTGATGGGAAAGCATAATATTCCGTGCATCGGTTTTGGTCCAGGAAATGAAATTTACGCTCATATGGCAACGGAACATATTCCGATTGAGCATTTGGTAAAAGCAAGCGCGTGGTATGCAGCGTTTCCGTTTATGTATTTGAATTCTTCTTTGCTGAAATAG
- a CDS encoding radical SAM protein, with protein MVNEKFVKSVLNKHKKRDSWFLDEYSVNPYEGCSFNCLYCYIRGSKYGLNMAETFSVKANAAEILEKQLRARAKKNQYGIVALASATDPYLPIEAERKLTQQFLELFLKYKFPIFVATKSKMILRDVELLKEIDANAILPDDLKNTLRHGAIVTFSISTLDENISAHLESGAAKPLERFETMKRCKDEGLFVGVNCIPVLPFLSDSDEKLEEMISAAKHYGADFILVCGLTLFGDGIADSKTLYFQFLKKYFPQLVPKYQQIFSGNYLPYRYENDLRMRARKLCEKYKFRNSIL; from the coding sequence ATGGTGAATGAAAAGTTTGTAAAATCCGTTCTCAACAAACATAAGAAACGCGACTCGTGGTTTTTGGATGAGTATTCTGTCAATCCGTATGAAGGATGTAGTTTCAATTGTTTGTATTGCTACATTCGCGGAAGTAAATACGGATTGAATATGGCGGAAACATTTTCGGTGAAAGCGAATGCGGCAGAAATTTTGGAAAAGCAATTACGCGCACGAGCGAAGAAAAATCAATATGGCATTGTCGCGCTCGCATCTGCAACTGACCCGTATTTGCCAATTGAAGCAGAACGAAAACTAACGCAACAATTTCTCGAGTTATTTTTGAAATACAAATTTCCGATTTTTGTCGCAACAAAATCGAAAATGATTTTACGCGATGTTGAATTGCTGAAAGAAATTGATGCGAATGCAATTCTTCCCGACGATTTGAAAAATACATTGCGGCACGGCGCGATTGTTACATTTTCAATTTCAACGCTTGATGAAAATATTTCTGCGCATCTCGAATCCGGCGCAGCAAAACCGCTCGAACGATTTGAAACAATGAAGCGATGTAAAGACGAAGGTTTGTTTGTTGGTGTAAATTGTATTCCCGTGTTGCCGTTTCTTTCCGATTCGGATGAGAAATTGGAAGAAATGATTTCGGCGGCAAAACATTACGGCGCAGATTTTATTTTGGTTTGCGGTTTGACATTATTCGGCGATGGAATTGCAGATAGCAAAACGTTGTATTTTCAATTTCTGAAAAAATATTTTCCGCAACTTGTTCCGAAGTATCAACAAATATTTTCGGGCAATTATCTTCCGTATCGTTACGAAAATGATTTGCGAATGCGGGCGAGAAAGTTGTGTGAGAAGTATAAGTTTCGCAATAGTATATTATAA
- a CDS encoding BMC domain-containing protein, which produces MQKNSIGLIELTSIAAGFLVADAMLKAAEVEIILSRTICSGKYMVLIGGDVAAVRASVDAGVIAGRGSIIDTFVIPNVHHNVFPAISGTSKVDLLDALGIIESFSVASLIEAADASVKSANVTLIEIRLAMALGGKAFLTMTGEVAAVRAAVDAGSAIVAEKGLLVNKVVIAAPRKELLSEVV; this is translated from the coding sequence ATGCAAAAAAACTCAATTGGTCTTATCGAACTCACAAGTATTGCTGCCGGATTTCTCGTTGCAGATGCAATGTTAAAAGCGGCGGAAGTAGAAATAATTTTATCGCGCACCATTTGTTCGGGAAAATATATGGTGCTGATTGGCGGAGATGTTGCAGCAGTGCGGGCAAGTGTTGATGCGGGAGTTATTGCCGGTCGCGGTTCGATAATTGATACGTTTGTGATTCCGAATGTTCATCACAATGTTTTTCCAGCAATTTCCGGAACGAGTAAAGTAGATTTGCTCGATGCGTTGGGAATTATCGAATCGTTTTCTGTTGCGTCACTCATCGAAGCCGCTGATGCTTCAGTAAAATCTGCTAACGTTACACTGATAGAAATTCGTCTTGCTATGGCGTTGGGCGGAAAAGCATTTTTGACAATGACGGGAGAAGTTGCCGCCGTTCGAGCCGCTGTTGATGCGGGTTCAGCGATTGTTGCGGAAAAAGGATTGCTCGTGAATAAAGTTGTGATTGCTGCTCCGCGAAAAGAATTGTTGAGTGAAGTTGTGTAA
- a CDS encoding four helix bundle protein, with amino-acid sequence MRNFRTLNIWQQGIEIVKEIYLLVEGLPKEEKYGLKSQMCRAAVSIPSNIAEGCSRNSEIEFKRFLEMSLGSAFELETQLLITQELKLILKEKVDNVLILLTKEQKMLNTLNTNYKNC; translated from the coding sequence ATGAGAAATTTTAGAACTTTAAATATTTGGCAACAAGGAATTGAAATCGTAAAAGAAATTTATTTGCTCGTAGAAGGTTTGCCCAAAGAAGAAAAATATGGATTGAAAAGTCAAATGTGTCGAGCGGCAGTATCAATTCCATCGAATATTGCCGAAGGATGCAGCAGAAATAGTGAAATAGAATTCAAAAGATTTTTAGAAATGTCGCTTGGCTCTGCATTTGAATTGGAAACACAACTTCTCATTACTCAAGAACTCAAACTTATTCTAAAAGAAAAAGTAGATAATGTTTTGATATTGCTTACCAAAGAACAAAAAATGCTCAACACACTAAACACTAATTACAAAAATTGCTAA